A window of Emcibacter sp. SYSU 3D8 genomic DNA:
CCGGACCGGGCGCCTGCCCCCGCGACAGCGCCGACATCATGCGGTTCTGCGTGTTGCGCAATCCGGCGGCGCGAATGTACCAGTCGGCCAGCTTCTCGCGCACCGACTGGTCCTCGATGGCGGGGCCGTCCTCACCCTCGATGACCTTGGTCAGCTCGAACATTTCCTCGAAATTGGTCGGGAAACCGCCGCCCACCGCAAGACGCTCGTTCATCAGCGTGGTCAGCGACACCTTCCATCCGTCACCGACGGCGCCGAGGCGCTGGCTGTCGGGAATGCGGACGTCGGCGAAATAGACCTCGTTGAAGTCGGACCGGCCCGAGACCTGCTTGATCGGCTTGACGGTCACGCCGGGCGAGCGCATGTCCAGATAGAACATGGTCAGGCCCTTGTGCTTGGGCACGGTGGGATCGGTACGGGTGATGACGATGCCGAAATCGGCGTAATGGGCGCCCGAGGTCCAGATCTTCTGGCCGTTGATCACCCATTCGTCACCCTGCTTTTCGGCGCGCGTGCGCAGGCCGGCCAGGTCGGAACCGCTGCCCGGTTCTGAGAACAGCTGGCACCAGATCTCCTCGCCGCTGGCAATCTTGGGCACATGGCGCTGCTTGGCGGCTTCGGAGCCGTGCGCCATGATCGTCGGGGCGCACATGCCCTGGCCGATGATGAACACGCCGCCGAGCTGGCCCAGTTCACCCTCTTCCTGCGACCAGATCACCCGCTCGATGGGCGTCGCGCCGCGGCCGCCATATTCCTGCGGCCAATGGATGCAGGCCCAGCCCGCGTCGTACTTCTTTTTCTGCCACGCCTTGGACATGGCGATGCCGTCGACGTCGCGGCCGGTCTTGTTCTGCCAGTCGGTCGGACGGTTCGCGGCGATCCAGGCCCTTGCCTGCGCCCGGAAGTCGGCTTCCTGCGGGGTATCGTTGAAATCCATGAAACTGTCTTTCCGTTAGGCCGCGTTGCGCTCTTCGAGACGGCTGATCAGCCGGTCCTTCCAGCGCGGCAGGCTGCCCAGCACCAGGCTGAGAACCTTCGAGCGGCGGTAATGCAGGTGGCAGTCGAACTCCCAGGTGAAGCCCATGCCGCCATGCACCTGGATGTTCTCCTTGGAGCACTCGTGATAGGCCTCGGTGGCGCTGACCCTGGCGGTCGCCGCGGCGATGGCCAGCTCGGGCGCGTCGGTCGACAGCGCCCAGGCGCCGTAATAGGAATTCGAGCGTGCCAGCTCGGTCGCCACATACATGTCGGCCAGCTTGTGCTTGATGGCCTGGAACGAGGCGATCGGCCGGCCGAAGGCATAGCGGCCCATGGCGTAGTCGCGGGCCATCTCCAGCGCGGCCTGCGAACCGCCGACCTGCTCGAACGCATAGAGCACGGCGGCACGGTCGAATACCTTGTCGAGAATCGCCCAGCCCTGCCCGGCCGCGCCCAGCGGCTCGGCGCCAGCGCCGTCGAAGCTGACCTTGGCGTGGCTGCGGGTCGGATCGACCGTATCGACCGCCTCGGCCGTCACGCCGCCGGCCTTCATGTCGACGATGAACAGCGAGATCGAGCCTTCGTCGTTGCCCGCGCCGGTCCTGGCCGCGACCACCGCGTAGTCGGCCACGTCGCCGTCGGTGACCGGCAGCTTCACGCCGGTCAGCCTGCCGCCGGCGACCGAGGTCTTGATGGTCTTGGGCGTCACCGCGCCGGCGCCTTCGGACAGCGCCAGGGCGCCGATGATCGCGCCTTCCGACACCTTCGGCAGGTATTTCTGCTTCTGCTCTTCCGTACCGGCGATCAGCACCGCCTCGGCGAACAAATAGACGGTCGAGCTGAACGGGATCGGCGCCACCGCGCGGCCCAGTTCCTCGGCGATCACGCACAGTTCCAGATAGCCCAGGCCAAGCCCGCCATATTCCTCGGGGATCGAGGCGCCCAGCCAGCCCATCTCGGCCACGCCCTTCCACAGTTCGGGATGGTAGGGCTCGTTGCCGTCAAGGATGCGGCGCACCTCCTTGGCGGAGCACTTGCTGGCGAGAAAGCCGCGGGCCTGTTCCTTCAGCAGCTTCTGGTCGTCGGAAAATTCAAAGTTCATGGGTCTACTCCCCTGCTTTCTTCTGTCCCTGGGTACGGTAGTCGCCGAACACCTCGTCGCGCTTTGTCAGCGCCTGGGTTACCCCCTTGCGGAGTTCGGCCCGGTAGGTCTGCGATGTCTCGGTAAAGAAGGCCAGCGCCTGCACTTCGGTGCCGGCGCGGATGGCCGCGCGCATCCCCATGATCTCCATGGCGTGATGGATGCTGCGCTTGTTCATCTGCTGGATGTCGGACGGCACCTTGGCGACGCGCTCGGCGTGCTCCAGCACCTTCGCTTCCAGTTCGTCCGCCGGATAGGCCCGGTTGGCGAATCCCTTGTCGACCGCGTCCAGCCCGCTCATGGCGTCGCCGGTCAGCATCAGTTCCATGGCGTGGCGCATGCCCAGCATCCAGGGATGGAACTGCATGTCGGGCGGGCTCATGGTGCGCACCGGCGGATAGCCGATCTGCGCGTCCTCGGCCACGTACACGAGGTCGCACGCCGTCGCCAGCTCGGTGCCGCCGGCGAGGCAATAGCCATGCACCTGGGCGATCACCGGCTTGGCCAGGTCCCAGATGGTGAACCAGCCCTGCACCACATGGCGCGGCCAGTTGCCGATGCCGCCCGGCGTGTAATAGGGCTGTTCCTGGTCGTTGGCGCCCGCCAGATCGTAGCCGGCGCAGAATGCCTTGCCCGCGCCGCGCAGGATGGTGACCCGGATGCTCTCGTCCTTGTCGTTCGCCTCCAGCGCCCTGAACACCTCGCCGCGCAGGCCGTTGTTCATGGCATTGCGCTTTTCAGGCCGGTTCAGGGTGATGCGGCGCACGAAGGGCGCGGGATCATCCACCAGGATGAATTCGTAGTCGGACACGGATCAGGCTCCCCAGCGGGCGGGTATCTTCCCCAAGAAGACGGTGGGAGCACTTTAAAGAGTTTGAAAGGGGCCGCAAGCCCGCCCCGGCGGAAAAATAACCGGTGGGTAACATAAATTCGAACATGTTTGAATGTGTGGACGAGCCACCACCCACGATCATCATTCCCGCGGGCCCGGGAATGACGGCAAAGGGGTGCTAAATTATAATAGCGAGACTTGAACGATTGTATAACGCAGCGGGCCTATGCCCGCCCTGCCAGCGCATAAAACCCCGCAGCGAAATACGGCACCATGCGATCGAGAATGGCATCGAAGTCCGAGGCGTCCACCAGGTCGCCCGACTGGCGGTTGATGGCGCCGGTTTCGGCAAGCGCGTAGACGATGGCGCCCTGCAGGAAGAACACCGAATAGTGGATGTTGCGCGGCGAGGCGGCCGGCAGCGCCTGCTTGAACGCATCCGTATAGGCCTCGACCACCGGGTCGTAGCGCTCGTTCATGGGCGCGAGAAAACCGTGGCTCTGCCTGGTATTGGCGGTGTGCGACAGCAGCTGCAGGTAATGCTTCCAGCCCGGTCCGCCGCGCATGGTGCGCTCGAACATGGGCTCGCAGAACGCCCGCACCAGCGCCTCGACCGACGGCGGCCGGCCGCCCGCCGCCGCGACCGCGCGCTCGAGCGACGCCGTCTGCCGGCTGCTGTTCTCCTCGGCGCGGCGGCCGATGACATGGCGGAACAGCTCTTCCTTCGGCCCGAAATGGTAGTTGGCCAGCGCCAGTTCAACGCCCGCATGCCGGGTGATGTCGCGAATCGACACGCCGTAATAGCCGCGCTCGGCGAACAATTCCTCGGCGGCGTCGAGGATCTTGTCCTTGGTCGTCACCTTGGGCTCGTCCGCCGGGCGGCGCTCGATGTCGGCTATCTCCATGGCCCGAAATCCCTTTCCCCCAACGCAGCCGGGCCTTGGCGAACGGACCAGTGCGACCGATATTGACTCTCTTGACAACAACCATCGGCTTCGGCACGGTTGTTGAACGATCGTTGAAATTTTGCACGATCAAAACGGGTGATGCAAGACCAGATCGGGGACAGATCATGAGCACGGTAAGCAACAGGCTGGATGTCGAACGTCCGGCGAAGATTCCGGAACCCACCTTGCGCGGCGACATCATCGACGCCGAGCGCTACATCTCGAGCGAGTATTATGAACGGGAATGGCGCCGTGTCTGGATGCGCACCTGGCAGATCGGCGGTTTGTCCTATCACATGCCCGAGCCGGGCGACTATCTGAACACCACGCTGGGCCGCGAATCCATCCTGATGGTCCGCCAGGAGAACGGCAGCGTCCGCGCCTTCTTCAACGTTTGCCAGCACCGCGGCGCGCGCCTGACCTTTGCCGACGAAGGCTGTGCGACGAACGGCTTCACCTGCCCCTATCATGGCTGGACCTGGGGCGCCGACGGCCTGCTCAGGGACATGCCCGACGCCGAGGATTTCCCGGGCGGCAGCCAGATCGGCAAGCTGGGCCTCGTGGACATGCCCTGCGAGGAATTCGCCGGCTTCGTCTGGTTCAACATGGACCCCAACGCCATCCCGCTGCGCGAGGCGCTGGGCAGTTCGGGCGACGAGATCGAGGGCTACCGCATGGAGAACATGGTGCGGGTGCTGGCCCTGACCGCCGACGCCAACTGCAACTGGAAGGTGATCACCGACAATTTCAACGAGGGCTATCACGTCCAGGTGCTGCACCCGGAGCTGGCGCCCTATATCGAGACCGTGTTCTCGGAATGCCAGTTCGACCTGCGCGAGAACGGCACCAACAGCGGCTGGTTCCCGTCGCACCGGCCCACCGCCTCCTATACGGGCGACGAGCCGCCCGCCGACGTGGCGGCGATGATGGAAAAGTGGGAGCTGAACCCGGCCGATTACCACGGCAATGCGCGGATGAAGCAGATCCGCCTCGATATCCAGAAGCAGAAGCGCAAGATCGGCCCGTCGAAGGGCTACCACCACTACGCGCATCTGAAGGACTACCAGCTGACCGACTACGTCATCTACAACATCTTTCCCAACAACGTGATCACGGTTGGTCCGGATGGCGTGCAGCTGCTGCGCCCGCGCCCGCACGCCACCGATCCACAGAAATGCGAGTTCGATCACTGGTACTTCGTGCCGAAGATCGACGGTGTCGACACGGTTCCCTCGCCCGCCGGCGGCCCGGACCTTCCGTTCGAGGACGCGCCCGTCGACCATTTCAGATACGGCGAGAAGACGCTGGGCCGCACCAACGACCAGGACCTGTCGATCTCGGAGAACCAGCAGCTGGGCTTCAACTCGGCCGGCTACCGGGGCGCGCACCTGACCAACCAGGAGCGCCGCGTGCAGCACTTCCACGACACGCTGAACGACTATATCGAGGGGCGGAAATAAGGCTTCCGCGTCCCACCTCGCCCTTGAGAACCGCACGGCGCGATCCGGCTTGACGGCCAGATCGCGCCGTTGCCGTGCAGCTGGTTTCGCGGCCCTCTGTCGGGCCGTCCTTGTCGCGGGGCGCACGGTCTGCTAACCAACCGCGAACTTCCCGAAGAAGAGCACAGCATGATCCCGCGCTATACCCGTCCCGAAATGGCCAGCATCTGGGAACCGGAAACCAAGTTCCGCATCTGGTTCGAGATCGAGGCCAATGCCTGCGACGCACTGGCCGAGCTGGGCGTGATCCCGAAGGACGCAGCGAAAGCCGTCTGGGAGCGCGGCGCGTTCGAAGTCGACCGGATCGACGCCATCGAGCGCGAGGTGAAGCACGACGTCATCGCCTTCCTCACCAATCTGGCCGAGCATGTCGGCCCGGAAGCCCGCTTCGTCCACCAGGGCATGACCTCGTCGGACGTGCTCGACACCTGCCTCAACGTGCAGCTGGTGCGCGCCGCCGACCTGCTGATCGAGGACATGGACACGCTGCTGGCGGTGCTCAAGCGCCGCGCCTTCGAGCACAAGAACACGGTCACCATCGGCCGCAGCCACGGCATCCACGCCGAGCCGACCACCTTCGGGCTGAAGCTGGCGCAGGCCTATGCCGAGTTCGACCGTTGCCGCGCCCGGCTGGTCGCCGCGCGCAAGGAAGTGGCCACCTGCGCCATCTCGGGCGCCGTCGGCACCTTCGCCAACATCGACCCGCGGGTCGAGGAACATGTCGCCAAGGCGCTGGGCCTGGAGCCCGAGCCGGTATCGACCCAGGTCATCCCGCGCGACCGGCACGCCATGTATTTCGCGGTACTCGGCGTTGTCGCCAGCTCGGTCGAGCGGCTCGCCACCGAGATCCGCCACCTGCAGCGCACCGAGGTGCTGGAGGTCGAGGAATATTTCTCGCCCGGCCAGAAGGGCAGCTCGGCCATGCCCCACAAGCGCAACCCGGTGCTCACCGAGAATCTCACCGGCCTTGCCCGTCTCGTGCGCATGGCGGTCGTGCCGGCCATGGAGAACGTGGCGCTGTGGCACGAGCGCGACATCTCCCATTCGTCGGTCGAGCGCGGCATCGGCCCCGACGCGACCGTGACCCTGGATTTCGCGCTGGTCCGTCTCGCCGGCGTCATGGACAAGCTGCTGGTCTATCCCGAGAACATGCAGCGCAACATGGACAAGCTGCGCGGCCTGGTGTTCTCGCAGCGCGTCCTGCTGGCGCTGACCCAGGCCGGCGTGTCGCGCGAGGACAGCTATTCCATCGTCCAGCGCAACGCCATGAAGGTGTGGGATGCCGCCAACAAGGGCGGCGACGCCGATTTCCTTGCCCTGCTGAAGGCCGATCCGGGCGTGATCATTCCCGATGCGGAACTGGAGGCCGTGTTCGACATCGGCTACCACACCAAGCACGTGGACACGATTTTCCGCCGGGTGTTCGGGGAAGCCTGACGCTCAGAGCGGCCAGACGATCAGCAGCATGGGCACGGAAACCGCGATCACCAGCAGCTCGAGCGGCAGCCCCACCCGCCAATAATCGGAAAACCGGAACCGGCCCGGTCCCATGATCAGGGTGTTGTTCTTGTGGCCGATCGGCGTCAGGAACGCGCAGGAACAGGCGATGGCCACGCCCATCAGAAACGTGTCCGGATTGACCTGGAGCCGCTGCGCCAGGTCGATGGCGACCGGTCCGGTGATGACCATGGTCGCGATGTTGTTAAGGGCATCCGACAGGGTCATCGTCACCACCATGATCGTCACCAGCGCCACCACCGGCGGATAGCCCTGCGTCATGGAACTGATCCCATCCGCGATCAGCGCCGTGCATCCGAGTGATTCGAAGGCCGCGCCCACGGGCAGCAGGCAGGCCAGCAGCACCACCACCGGCCATTCGATCTGCTGGTAGAACTCGCGCGCCGGCACCAGCCCGATGGCCGCGTAGCCGATCACCGCGATGGCGATGGCGATGGTGAAGGAAAGCAGCCCGGTCGTCGCGGCGATGATGGCGGCGGCAAACAGGCCAATGGCGATCATGGCCTCGCGGGGCCGGAACGGCGCGGCGCCGACCCGGCTGACCGAGATCAGGCCGAGATCGTCCAGCGTCTGGGTGGCAACCGCACCCGAACCGGTGATCAGCAGCACGTCGCCGGCCTGGATCGGCCGCGAATGCACCTGCTGGCTTCTGAAACTGCCTGCCCTGGCCATCCCCAGCAAGGTGATGTCGTGACGCTTGCGCAACTCCACCGTCCGGGCCGACCGGCCCACCAGCCTGGAATCGCCGCGGACGACAGCCTCGACGACTTCCGGATCGCGGGGCCGCGCCGCGGCGGCGGCGTCTTCCTCACCGGCCTCGGCACTTTTAGCGTCGGCCTGTTCGGCGGTCTCGGCGGTTTCCTTCGAGCTCTTGCTGGCGGCGCTCAGATCGGCTGCCTTCATGAAGGCGGCGATACCCTCGGTCGAGCCTTCGACCACCAGCACGTCGCCAGCCTCCAGAAGCTTGGATCGCAGGCTGCTGACAAACCGTTCGCCGCCGCGGAGCAGGCCGATAATCAGCACGTCGGCGCGCTCGGCGTCTTCGTCCAGTTCGGCGCCGACCTTGCCGACCACCGGCGAACCGTCCGCGAGGAGCAGCTCGGCCTTGAAGGACGCGCCGGATGCGGTCTCGGGCATGTCGTCCGCGCGCCGGGGCACCAGCCGCCATCCGATCACGGCGACGAATGCAAGACCGGCAAGGGCCACGCAAATCCCCACCGGGGCGAAGTCGAACATGTGAAAGGGCTCGCCGAGCAGCCGGGTGCGCACCTCGGAGGCGACGATGTTGGTCGGCGTGCCGATCAGCGTGACCATGCCGCCCAGGATGGTGGCGAATGCCAGCGGCATCAGGGTCAGGCCGGGCGCCCGGCCGGCCTTGCGCGCGGCCTGCATGTCCAGCGGCATGAGCAGCGCCAGGGCGGCCACGTTGTTGATGACCGCCGACAGCGCCGCGCCGATGCCGCCGGTCAGCAGGATGTGCGCCGGCAGTGAACGGGCGCCCTTGGATATCTTGTCGGACAGCAGGCCCAGCGCGCCGGAATTCTCGAACGCCCGCGACGCCACCAGCACCAGCGCGACAATGATCACCGCGTGGCTGGCGAAGCCGGAAAAGGCCCGTTCCTCCGGCACCAACCCCAGCACGACGGCAATGACGAGACCGGCGGCCGCCACGAGGTCATGCCGGAAGCGACCCCACAGCAGCATGCCGAGAATCGCGGCGGAGAGACCGAACAGCATCCCCTGGTCCAGTGTCACGCTTGGTTACTCCCCGCTGCTCATCCTTGCAGGGAAGCCCTTCAGGGGCAGCGCGTCAAGGGCGCCCTCCACGGACGGTCAATCCGGATGTAAGGCCGCCCGCTCCGGACAGGGAGCCGCGACGGTGGTCCAGCGCGTGCTCGACCGGGAAAAAGGCCACGTCAGGCCGCGCGTCAGAGCTGGACTTCGTCCTGGATCTGCTGCTTGGCGACATCAAGCAGGTCTTCCATCTGCTTGCGCAGGTGATGGTCGCTCACCGAGACCTGCTTGGCGTCGAGGTCAGCCCTGACCTTGCGGAATACGTCTTCATCGCCGGCTTCCTCGAAGTCGGAGCGGACCACGTCGAGCGCGTATTCCCGGGCGGCATCATCCTTCAGATCGAGCTGCTCGGCCGCCCACATTCCCAGCAATTTATTGCGCCGGGCCATGACCTTGAACTGAAGTTCCTGATCGTGGGCATACTTCGATTCGAAGCCTTTTTCGCGCTTGTCGAACTGGGTCATGGCATATGGCTCCCGCCGGGGTGACTTGGGTCTCCTATCCAGATAGCGAGAGGGGTCCTTATAATCAACCGTGTAAATCGTTTGTCGGGACAGCATGATTGCTCTATGTTCCCGCGCTCCAAATCTGCCCCATGATGCGGCAAGGAATCAGCCAATGAGCCGGCGCCGGCAAATCTACGAGGGCAAGGCCAAGGTCCTTTTCGAAGGCCCTGAGCCCGGAACGCTCGTCCAGTACTTCAAGGACGACGCCACTGCCTTTAACAACAAGATGAAGGGCACGATCACCGGTAAGGGCGTGCTCAACAACCGTATTTCCGAATTCATCATGCTGCGTCTTGGTGAAGTCGGTATCCCGACCCACTTCGTGCGCCGCCTGAACATGCGCGAGCAACTGGTGCGCGAGGTCGAGATCATCCCGATCGAGATCGTGGTGCGCAATGTGGCCGCGGGCTCGATCTCGCAGCGCCTGGGCATCGCCGAGGGCACGCCGTTGCCCCGGTCCATCGTCGAATACTTCTACAAGAACGACGAGCTGGGCGATCCCATGGTGGCCGAGGAGCACATCACCGCCTTTGGCTGGGCGACG
This region includes:
- a CDS encoding acyl-CoA dehydrogenase family protein, coding for MDFNDTPQEADFRAQARAWIAANRPTDWQNKTGRDVDGIAMSKAWQKKKYDAGWACIHWPQEYGGRGATPIERVIWSQEEGELGQLGGVFIIGQGMCAPTIMAHGSEAAKQRHVPKIASGEEIWCQLFSEPGSGSDLAGLRTRAEKQGDEWVINGQKIWTSGAHYADFGIVITRTDPTVPKHKGLTMFYLDMRSPGVTVKPIKQVSGRSDFNEVYFADVRIPDSQRLGAVGDGWKVSLTTLMNERLAVGGGFPTNFEEMFELTKVIEGEDGPAIEDQSVREKLADWYIRAAGLRNTQNRMMSALSRGQAPGPEASISKLVLGINRQNMASTMLDIQDTYGVISQKDLAVNGGQFHEIFFRAVAHRIEGGTDEILRNIIAERVLGLPGDIRVDKDLPFNNIPTGAN
- a CDS encoding acyl-CoA dehydrogenase family protein, giving the protein MNFEFSDDQKLLKEQARGFLASKCSAKEVRRILDGNEPYHPELWKGVAEMGWLGASIPEEYGGLGLGYLELCVIAEELGRAVAPIPFSSTVYLFAEAVLIAGTEEQKQKYLPKVSEGAIIGALALSEGAGAVTPKTIKTSVAGGRLTGVKLPVTDGDVADYAVVAARTGAGNDEGSISLFIVDMKAGGVTAEAVDTVDPTRSHAKVSFDGAGAEPLGAAGQGWAILDKVFDRAAVLYAFEQVGGSQAALEMARDYAMGRYAFGRPIASFQAIKHKLADMYVATELARSNSYYGAWALSTDAPELAIAAATARVSATEAYHECSKENIQVHGGMGFTWEFDCHLHYRRSKVLSLVLGSLPRWKDRLISRLEERNAA
- a CDS encoding enoyl-CoA hydratase-related protein, with translation MSDYEFILVDDPAPFVRRITLNRPEKRNAMNNGLRGEVFRALEANDKDESIRVTILRGAGKAFCAGYDLAGANDQEQPYYTPGGIGNWPRHVVQGWFTIWDLAKPVIAQVHGYCLAGGTELATACDLVYVAEDAQIGYPPVRTMSPPDMQFHPWMLGMRHAMELMLTGDAMSGLDAVDKGFANRAYPADELEAKVLEHAERVAKVPSDIQQMNKRSIHHAMEIMGMRAAIRAGTEVQALAFFTETSQTYRAELRKGVTQALTKRDEVFGDYRTQGQKKAGE
- a CDS encoding TetR/AcrR family transcriptional regulator; this encodes MEIADIERRPADEPKVTTKDKILDAAEELFAERGYYGVSIRDITRHAGVELALANYHFGPKEELFRHVIGRRAEENSSRQTASLERAVAAAGGRPPSVEALVRAFCEPMFERTMRGGPGWKHYLQLLSHTANTRQSHGFLAPMNERYDPVVEAYTDAFKQALPAASPRNIHYSVFFLQGAIVYALAETGAINRQSGDLVDASDFDAILDRMVPYFAAGFYALAGRA
- a CDS encoding aromatic ring-hydroxylating dioxygenase subunit alpha produces the protein MSTVSNRLDVERPAKIPEPTLRGDIIDAERYISSEYYEREWRRVWMRTWQIGGLSYHMPEPGDYLNTTLGRESILMVRQENGSVRAFFNVCQHRGARLTFADEGCATNGFTCPYHGWTWGADGLLRDMPDAEDFPGGSQIGKLGLVDMPCEEFAGFVWFNMDPNAIPLREALGSSGDEIEGYRMENMVRVLALTADANCNWKVITDNFNEGYHVQVLHPELAPYIETVFSECQFDLRENGTNSGWFPSHRPTASYTGDEPPADVAAMMEKWELNPADYHGNARMKQIRLDIQKQKRKIGPSKGYHHYAHLKDYQLTDYVIYNIFPNNVITVGPDGVQLLRPRPHATDPQKCEFDHWYFVPKIDGVDTVPSPAGGPDLPFEDAPVDHFRYGEKTLGRTNDQDLSISENQQLGFNSAGYRGAHLTNQERRVQHFHDTLNDYIEGRK
- the purB gene encoding adenylosuccinate lyase, which translates into the protein MIPRYTRPEMASIWEPETKFRIWFEIEANACDALAELGVIPKDAAKAVWERGAFEVDRIDAIEREVKHDVIAFLTNLAEHVGPEARFVHQGMTSSDVLDTCLNVQLVRAADLLIEDMDTLLAVLKRRAFEHKNTVTIGRSHGIHAEPTTFGLKLAQAYAEFDRCRARLVAARKEVATCAISGAVGTFANIDPRVEEHVAKALGLEPEPVSTQVIPRDRHAMYFAVLGVVASSVERLATEIRHLQRTEVLEVEEYFSPGQKGSSAMPHKRNPVLTENLTGLARLVRMAVVPAMENVALWHERDISHSSVERGIGPDATVTLDFALVRLAGVMDKLLVYPENMQRNMDKLRGLVFSQRVLLALTQAGVSREDSYSIVQRNAMKVWDAANKGGDADFLALLKADPGVIIPDAELEAVFDIGYHTKHVDTIFRRVFGEA
- a CDS encoding SLC13 family permease; translation: MTLDQGMLFGLSAAILGMLLWGRFRHDLVAAAGLVIAVVLGLVPEERAFSGFASHAVIIVALVLVASRAFENSGALGLLSDKISKGARSLPAHILLTGGIGAALSAVINNVAALALLMPLDMQAARKAGRAPGLTLMPLAFATILGGMVTLIGTPTNIVASEVRTRLLGEPFHMFDFAPVGICVALAGLAFVAVIGWRLVPRRADDMPETASGASFKAELLLADGSPVVGKVGAELDEDAERADVLIIGLLRGGERFVSSLRSKLLEAGDVLVVEGSTEGIAAFMKAADLSAASKSSKETAETAEQADAKSAEAGEEDAAAAARPRDPEVVEAVVRGDSRLVGRSARTVELRKRHDITLLGMARAGSFRSQQVHSRPIQAGDVLLITGSGAVATQTLDDLGLISVSRVGAAPFRPREAMIAIGLFAAAIIAATTGLLSFTIAIAIAVIGYAAIGLVPAREFYQQIEWPVVVLLACLLPVGAAFESLGCTALIADGISSMTQGYPPVVALVTIMVVTMTLSDALNNIATMVITGPVAIDLAQRLQVNPDTFLMGVAIACSCAFLTPIGHKNNTLIMGPGRFRFSDYWRVGLPLELLVIAVSVPMLLIVWPL
- a CDS encoding DUF1476 domain-containing protein: MTQFDKREKGFESKYAHDQELQFKVMARRNKLLGMWAAEQLDLKDDAAREYALDVVRSDFEEAGDEDVFRKVRADLDAKQVSVSDHHLRKQMEDLLDVAKQQIQDEVQL
- the purC gene encoding phosphoribosylaminoimidazolesuccinocarboxamide synthase; translated protein: MSRRRQIYEGKAKVLFEGPEPGTLVQYFKDDATAFNNKMKGTITGKGVLNNRISEFIMLRLGEVGIPTHFVRRLNMREQLVREVEIIPIEIVVRNVAAGSISQRLGIAEGTPLPRSIVEYFYKNDELGDPMVAEEHITAFGWATPPELDEIMALALRVNDFLSGLFLGIGIKLIDFKLEFGRLYDDQDQMRIVLADEISPDNCRLWDLHTQEKMDKDRFRRGLGGEAEAYQEVARRLGILPESGPTDMKGPEVMQ